The following proteins are co-located in the Actinomycetota bacterium genome:
- a CDS encoding type II secretion system F family protein, whose product MTPRRPGRGLDTRRPPRDGRRLRRLVAGAGAGVMLGSLGTTGFPELAIVAVLAAAARPAFIWAVGRRRTARRLAVRRTSAPVVLDLLGAALLAGLNPHKAVLRVADRAPESLSEDLDLAAAVLRLGGTPAAALHAAAERSGLDELRAAAAALDAAERWGAPPAEALAARAEALRSRARLQAEAEAGRAAVRLAFPLVLCFLPAFVLLTVVPTVTGAVRALTP is encoded by the coding sequence ATGACCCCGCGGAGACCCGGACGGGGGCTCGACACCCGAAGGCCCCCGCGTGACGGCCGGCGGCTCCGCCGACTGGTCGCCGGCGCCGGCGCCGGGGTGATGCTCGGCTCCCTGGGGACCACGGGCTTCCCGGAGCTGGCCATCGTCGCGGTGCTCGCGGCCGCCGCCCGGCCTGCCTTCATCTGGGCCGTAGGGCGCCGCAGGACCGCCCGGCGGCTGGCCGTCCGGCGGACGTCGGCTCCGGTGGTCCTCGACCTGCTCGGCGCGGCCCTGCTGGCCGGCCTCAACCCCCACAAGGCCGTGCTCCGGGTCGCCGACCGCGCCCCGGAGTCCCTCAGTGAGGATCTGGACCTGGCCGCCGCCGTCCTGCGCCTCGGTGGAACGCCGGCCGCCGCGCTCCATGCGGCCGCCGAGCGGTCGGGGCTCGACGAACTACGCGCGGCGGCGGCCGCCCTCGACGCGGCCGAGCGCTGGGGCGCCCCACCGGCCGAGGCCCTGGCCGCCAGGGCCGAAGCCCTCCGCAGCCGAGCCCGGCTCCAGGCCGAGGCCGAAGCCGGCCGGGCCGCCGTCCGCCTCGCATTCCCCTTGGTTCTCTGCTTCCTCCCGGCCTTTGTCCTGCTCACCGTCGTCCCGACCGTAACCGGTGCGGTCCGCGCCCTCACCCCATAG
- a CDS encoding type II secretion system F family protein, which produces MRTRISMPGRAAARRREMEEAVPEVVDVLRATVAAGINPRRALQAAAEGTPSALSDVLGQAIRAAELGAGAGQALAAAAKAERLSELELAGEALDLAETTGAPPGPVLAGLAIAATDRVRSRQAVLAATAQARLSARVVAAMAPAFLGIVALTSPSDAAFLIREPAGWATLTAATVLELLGICWAAHIVRGPAP; this is translated from the coding sequence GTGCGCACCCGCATCTCCATGCCAGGGCGGGCGGCGGCGCGGCGGCGCGAGATGGAGGAGGCGGTTCCGGAGGTCGTCGACGTGCTCCGTGCGACCGTGGCCGCCGGGATCAATCCCCGTAGAGCTCTGCAGGCGGCCGCCGAGGGGACACCCTCGGCCCTGAGCGACGTCCTCGGCCAGGCGATCCGTGCGGCCGAGCTCGGCGCGGGAGCGGGCCAGGCGCTGGCCGCGGCGGCGAAGGCTGAGCGGCTGAGCGAGCTCGAGCTCGCCGGAGAGGCGCTCGACCTCGCCGAGACGACCGGCGCCCCGCCCGGCCCGGTGCTGGCGGGCTTGGCCATCGCGGCCACCGACCGCGTCCGGTCCAGACAGGCGGTGCTGGCCGCCACCGCACAGGCCCGCCTGTCGGCCCGCGTCGTGGCCGCGATGGCCCCGGCCTTCCTCGGCATCGTCGCCCTGACCTCGCCCTCGGATGCCGCGTTCCTGATCCGCGAACCCGCCGGCTGGGCGACCCTGACGGCGGCGACGGTCCTGGAGCTGCTCGGCATCTGCTGGGCCGCCCACATCGTTCGAGGTCCAGCACCATGA